The Polyangium mundeleinium genome contains the following window.
GACGAGGTGATCCGGGTCGCCTGAACGCGAAGCGCGCACGAGCACCTTGATGCCGCGGATGTCCTTCGGGCATCATCCGGTCCCATGCGCACGGGAGACGTCGTTGACGGACGCTTCGCCATTCTGGAGCGCGCCGGCGTCGGCGGCATGGGATCGGTGTACCGAGCGCTCGATCGGCAGACGACGAAGCTCGTCGCGATCAAGGTCCTCCACGCGCCGGACATGACCTCGCAGGCCCGCTTCCTCAAGGAGGCCAAGGCCCTCGCGGGGCTCGAGCACCCGCACGTCGTCCGCTACGTGACGCACGGCATCTCGTCCGAAAGCGAGCCTTACCTCGTGATGGAGTGGCTCGAAGGCGAGAGCCTCGATCGGCGCCTCGCCCGCGAGCCGTTGCGCCTCGAAGAGAGCCTCGACTTCGCGCGTCGTGTCGCCGTGGCCCTCGGCGCCGCCCACGCGCGCGGCATCGTCCACCGCGACGTCAAGCCGAGCAACGTCTTCCTCGTCGACGGCGCAATCGACAAGGTCCGCCTCCTCGATTTCGGCATCGCTCGCCTCGACGACGCGTCGAGCGGCCTCACCCGCACCGGCAACGTCCTCGGCACCCCCGGGTACATGGCGCCCGAGCAAGCGCGCGGCGACAAACGGTACGTCGACGCCCGCGCCGACGTCTTCTCGCTCGGCTGCCTCCTCTACGAATGTTTGGCGGGCCAACCGCCTTTCCACGGCCCGCACCCGATGGCCATCATCACGAAGCTCCTCGCCGAGGACGCGCCGCGGCTGCGGTCGAGCCGGCACGACGTCCCCGAGGCCCTCGACGCCCTCGTCGCCCGCATGCTCGCCAAGGAGCCCGGCGCACGCCCCACGGACGGCGCCGCCGTGGCCGCCGCGCTCGACGCCCTTTCCAACATGAAGAGCGTCGAGCCCCCGCCGCCCTCCATCCGCTCCCGCACGTATGCGGACGTCTTCCCGTCGATCCCACCCTCGGCCCCGCCCTCCTCGGACCCGACGCTCGGCATGGCGGCGACGATGCCCGGCCTCTCCTCGCTCCGCGAGCTCTCCGAGTCCGCGAGCCAGCGCCCCTCGTCGCCGCCGCCCGAGCCTCGATCGAGCCGCATGGTCGATCTCCCGCCGCCGAGCGTCTCTCCCGCGAGTGATCGTCGCTGGTTCGAGCGTCTGCCGCGCCCGGCAGGCCGGAGCCCGTTCCGGGTGAAGGGCATCGCCTACAAGGGCATGCTCCATTATGTCTCGACGCGCCTCGACGGCGGGATGCAGTCGCTCACGAATACGTTCCGTGATCCGATCCTGCGCGAATACCTCGCCCAGCCGTTCCTCGCGTCGAGCTTCTACGATTTCTTCCCGCTCGTCGCAGCGAGCGCCGGGTGCGCCTCGCTCGCGAACGTGCAGCTCGAGATCTTCGCGCAAGGCCAGGGCCGCGCGCAGGCGAAGTACGACGCGGACCACGCGTATCGTTCGTTCGTCCAGGGCCGCTCGATCGACGATTTCCCCTCGCGCTTCCGCCTCATCGCCCAGCGGTATTACGATTTCGGCGAATGGGAGGCGAACTCGTTCTCGCCAGGCACGATCACGTTCGTGCAGCGGGGCATCCCAGCGTGGGCCATTCCCTGGTACTCCCCGCTGCAATCAGGCTACATCTCGACGCTCGTCGACCTCGTGTCGCACAAGCGCACGTCCGTGACCGTCTACCCGACCCGCCGCGACGGCGTGATCGAGGGCATCCAGACAGTCATCCTCGAAATGGACGTCTCGTACTGAAGTCCCGCGAGCGCTGAGCAGGGGGCCGTCGCGCCGGGGCGCCGCCCCGGACCCCGCGGGGGCTGTTCGCCCCTCGACCCGAACCAGCGCAAGCGCTGGACTCGGGGTCGATGAACTGCGCTCTGCGCAGTTCATCGAACAGCCGCAGTCAAGACCAGCCACGACCCTGCCCACCAGGACCGCAGCGCTGACGGCTCGATCGGCAACGCCCCGTCACCAGCTAGACATGCACGTCCGTGGTCTTGTCACGGGCCCGTTGGAAGAGCTGCGCGGAGCGCAGCTCTTCCACCAAAGGTCCAGGGCTGGCCCTGGTCCGGGTCCCGGGGCGGACAGCCCCGGGTGGGGCCTGGGGCAACGCCCCAGCGCAGCGCCCCCAAGATGAGACCCATGCTCAGGGCTCGGCTTGATCAGCCGAGCACTCTTCCCACGAAGAACGGCCCCATCTGGCTGATGAACTCGCTCGTTTGTCGTGTCTTTCGCATCCCCTGTACGATGTGCGAGAGCGGGTGCAGCTCCTTGCCCACGAGGCCGATCACGAATTCGTTGTCCCGCGCGTCGAGCCCGTGGCAGGCGAGCCGGATGTCGTGCGCCAGGTCCTTTGCTCCGTAGGCTTTTCCGATCGTCCCGTGCTCGCGCAGGATTGAGCCCTGCTCCCGCGGCTCGAGCTTCGCGAACGCCCCGCTCCGGCGCAGCGGATACCACACCGCCCACGGCCACGCCGGGTTCGCCACCGTCTCCGCGGGACGCCGGAGCAGCCAGTATTCGAGATCCTGCTCGTAGCCCGTCGAATACGTGCGCCCGAGCATGGTCATGTCCGGGCGAAGCGAAACTGCCGGCCCCGATTCCACGAGCGCAGGCCGCACCACCTCCACGAACGCCCCGGGATCCTCGCTCCACGTCAGCAACCCGAAGCTGTGCGGATCGTTCACGTCCTCGTAGACGACTGCGCCCGCGCCCTTGCTCTTGATCGCGCTGCGGATTGCCTGCGCGTGCGTGCGCAGCTCGGACAGCTTCGAGAGCCCCGGCACCTGGTAGACCAGGAGCTGCATGAACAGCCGCCGATCCATCGTTTGCGGCTGCCCGTCCCGCGGTGCGCCGCGCTCGCTCACGTCGATCGAGGGGAGGTCTTCGCTGCCCTGGCCATGGCCGTGTCCGGCGGGCCGTCCGCCCGGAGTCGCTTCGCTCATGTTGCAAGGGCTACCTGCCTCGGTGGCAGGCTGCAAGGCCGGATCGGCCGCCGCGGCGGCACCATGCTAGAAGCCGAAGATATGGAGACGAGCACGCTCAAGGCGGCACTTCTCCCCGAGCGGGAGAACCTCATCGAGACCTTGATCGGCGAGATCCTCGAGGTGGCCCCGTTCTACAGCGCGTTTCCACGAAGCGCGCAGCTCGCCATGGCCGCCCGCTTGATCGACCTCTACCTCGACGCCCTCGACGAGGTGAAGCCCGAGGCGCTGCGCACCTATGGGCTCGAAGTCTTCACGCGCAGGCAGGAGCAAGGCGCGTCGCTCTTGGAGGTCCTTCACGGCATCTCCATCGGCCGCCGCACCGTGTCCCGCATCGCCTTGCGCAGCCTCCCTACAGCCGAGCTCGCCGGCGAGGTCATCATGCGCGCCGAGCTGGTCGCCGATGAGCTCGTGCGCACTGCCGTCGCCGTCTACGAGAAGCGCCGCGCCACCGAGCGCCGCGCCTTCGAGGCGCTCGAAGCGCGCTACCAGGACATCTACCAGCGCACCCCGGCCCTCATGCACTCGCTTGATCACGAGGGCCGCCTCACGACCGTGAGTGATCGCTGGCTCGAGTTCCTCGGCTACACCCGCGACGAGGTCCTCGGCCGCCGCTCGATCGAGTTTGTCACCGAGGAGACGCGCAAGCGCGCCCTTGCCGAGCACTTCCCGCGGCTCCGGCGCGAGGGGCGCGTCGACGGCGCCGACGCCCAGTTCGTCAAGAAGACGGGCGAGGTCATCGACGCCCGCCTGTCGAGCGTCGTCGTGCGCGACGAGCGCGGCGAGATCCAGCAGATCCTCGCGGTCTTCGAGGACGTCACGGCCGAGGTTCAGGCCATGCGGGCGCTGCGCGAGAGCGAGGAGCGATGGCGTGGGCTCACCGAGCTCGCTCCGCTCCCGCTCGCCGTGCACAAGGGCGGCGTGTTTCTTTGGGTCAACGAGGCCCTCTCGCGCCTCCTCGGCGTGCCGCGCGACGAGCTCGTCGGGATGAACGTCATGCGCATCGTGCACCCCGACGATCACGCGCTCCTCCTCGATCGCCTGCGAAAGAGCAAAGACGGCCGCATCGCGCTCCCGCCGATCGAAGAGCGGTACCTCCATGCGGACGGCACTGTCATCTACGCGGACGTCGCCGCGCGGCCCATCCTCTTCGAGGGCGAGGAGGCCACGCAGATTGCGGTCGTCGACGTGACGGCGCGCAAGCACGCGGAGGACGTGCAGCGGCAGAACGAGGCCCAGGCGCGCCTCATCCAGGCCCAGGACGAGACCCTCCGCGCGCTCTCCACGCCGCTCATCCCCATCGGCGAAGGCATCCTCGTCACGCCGCTCATCGGCCGCATCACGGGCGATCGCGCCGCGGGCATCCTGGAGACGATCGCGGCGGGCGTGGTCGCCCAGGGCGCGCGTGTGGCCATCGTGGACGTCACGGGCGTCCCCGAGGCCGACGTGTCCGTCGCCGAAGCGCTCGTCCGGGTCGCGCAGGCCATCCGCCTCCTCGGCGCCGACGTCGTCATCACGGGCATCCAGCCCTCGATCGCCCGCACGCTCGTCGACCTCGGCGCCGATCTCGGCAGCCTGGCGACGCGCGCCACCCTCCGCGATGGTATCACCTACGCCCTCCGGCACTCGCCGCGGCGGCGCCTATGAACACGACC
Protein-coding sequences here:
- a CDS encoding serine/threonine-protein kinase, with amino-acid sequence MRTGDVVDGRFAILERAGVGGMGSVYRALDRQTTKLVAIKVLHAPDMTSQARFLKEAKALAGLEHPHVVRYVTHGISSESEPYLVMEWLEGESLDRRLAREPLRLEESLDFARRVAVALGAAHARGIVHRDVKPSNVFLVDGAIDKVRLLDFGIARLDDASSGLTRTGNVLGTPGYMAPEQARGDKRYVDARADVFSLGCLLYECLAGQPPFHGPHPMAIITKLLAEDAPRLRSSRHDVPEALDALVARMLAKEPGARPTDGAAVAAALDALSNMKSVEPPPPSIRSRTYADVFPSIPPSAPPSSDPTLGMAATMPGLSSLRELSESASQRPSSPPPEPRSSRMVDLPPPSVSPASDRRWFERLPRPAGRSPFRVKGIAYKGMLHYVSTRLDGGMQSLTNTFRDPILREYLAQPFLASSFYDFFPLVAASAGCASLANVQLEIFAQGQGRAQAKYDADHAYRSFVQGRSIDDFPSRFRLIAQRYYDFGEWEANSFSPGTITFVQRGIPAWAIPWYSPLQSGYISTLVDLVSHKRTSVTVYPTRRDGVIEGIQTVILEMDVSY
- a CDS encoding chlorite dismutase family protein, which gives rise to MSEATPGGRPAGHGHGQGSEDLPSIDVSERGAPRDGQPQTMDRRLFMQLLVYQVPGLSKLSELRTHAQAIRSAIKSKGAGAVVYEDVNDPHSFGLLTWSEDPGAFVEVVRPALVESGPAVSLRPDMTMLGRTYSTGYEQDLEYWLLRRPAETVANPAWPWAVWYPLRRSGAFAKLEPREQGSILREHGTIGKAYGAKDLAHDIRLACHGLDARDNEFVIGLVGKELHPLSHIVQGMRKTRQTSEFISQMGPFFVGRVLG
- a CDS encoding PAS domain S-box protein, with protein sequence METSTLKAALLPERENLIETLIGEILEVAPFYSAFPRSAQLAMAARLIDLYLDALDEVKPEALRTYGLEVFTRRQEQGASLLEVLHGISIGRRTVSRIALRSLPTAELAGEVIMRAELVADELVRTAVAVYEKRRATERRAFEALEARYQDIYQRTPALMHSLDHEGRLTTVSDRWLEFLGYTRDEVLGRRSIEFVTEETRKRALAEHFPRLRREGRVDGADAQFVKKTGEVIDARLSSVVVRDERGEIQQILAVFEDVTAEVQAMRALRESEERWRGLTELAPLPLAVHKGGVFLWVNEALSRLLGVPRDELVGMNVMRIVHPDDHALLLDRLRKSKDGRIALPPIEERYLHADGTVIYADVAARPILFEGEEATQIAVVDVTARKHAEDVQRQNEAQARLIQAQDETLRALSTPLIPIGEGILVTPLIGRITGDRAAGILETIAAGVVAQGARVAIVDVTGVPEADVSVAEALVRVAQAIRLLGADVVITGIQPSIARTLVDLGADLGSLATRATLRDGITYALRHSPRRRL